In Thiobacter sp. AK1, a genomic segment contains:
- the hemE gene encoding uroporphyrinogen decarboxylase, translated as MKPKNDTFLRALLKEPVPYTPIWIMRQAGRYLPEYNETRARAGSFLDLCKNPDFCTEVTLQPIARFGLDAAILFSDILTIPDAMGLGLYFAEGEGPKFERPLREEWEIRDLTAPDPETHLGYVLDAVRQIRKALANEVPLIGFSGSPFTLACYMVEGGGSDDFRTTKTMLYRRPDLFHRILQVNTRAVTDYLNAQIRAGAQAVQIFDTWGGMLSSPAYEEFSLAYLRQVVAGLIKEHEGVRVPSIVFTKGGGVWLEKIAAIGCDAVGLDWTCEIGEARKRVGHRVALQGNMDPMVLFAGPEVVREEAHRILKSYGQGSGHVFNLGHGISQFTPPESVAALVDAVHDLSRPFH; from the coding sequence ATGAAGCCTAAAAACGACACCTTCCTGCGCGCCTTGCTCAAAGAGCCCGTGCCCTATACGCCCATCTGGATCATGCGTCAGGCGGGACGCTATCTGCCGGAATACAACGAAACACGCGCCCGCGCGGGTTCCTTCCTCGACTTGTGCAAGAACCCGGACTTCTGCACGGAAGTGACCCTGCAGCCCATCGCGCGCTTCGGGCTGGACGCGGCCATACTGTTCTCCGACATCCTCACCATCCCGGATGCCATGGGACTGGGCCTGTATTTCGCGGAGGGCGAGGGCCCCAAGTTCGAACGGCCCCTGCGCGAGGAGTGGGAGATACGCGATCTAACCGCGCCCGATCCGGAAACCCATCTCGGCTATGTGCTGGATGCGGTGCGCCAAATCCGCAAGGCGCTGGCCAACGAGGTGCCACTAATCGGCTTTTCCGGCAGCCCGTTCACCCTGGCCTGCTACATGGTGGAAGGGGGTGGCTCCGATGATTTCCGCACCACCAAAACCATGCTCTACCGGCGGCCGGACTTGTTTCACCGAATCCTGCAAGTGAACACGCGTGCGGTCACCGACTACCTCAATGCCCAGATTCGTGCCGGTGCCCAGGCGGTGCAGATCTTCGATACCTGGGGCGGCATGCTGTCCTCACCCGCCTACGAAGAATTCTCCCTCGCCTATCTCCGGCAGGTGGTGGCCGGCCTCATCAAGGAACACGAAGGCGTGCGCGTGCCCTCCATCGTTTTCACCAAGGGCGGTGGCGTCTGGCTGGAGAAAATCGCCGCCATCGGCTGCGATGCGGTGGGTCTGGACTGGACCTGCGAAATCGGCGAGGCGCGCAAGCGGGTGGGCCATCGAGTGGCGCTGCAGGGCAACATGGATCCCATGGTCTTGTTCGCCGGACCCGAGGTGGTGCGCGAAGAAGCGCATCGCATCCTCAAGTCCTATGGGCAGGGATCGGGCCACGTGTTCAACCTGGGTCATGGCATCTCCCAGTTCACGCCGCCGGAGAGCGTGGCCGCGCTGGTGGACGCGGTGCATGACCTATCGCGGCCGTTTCATTGA
- a CDS encoding glutamate synthase subunit beta, with protein MGDIFQFLNVPRRDGNKTPVEVRIKQFKEIYAPFDANQAAEQADRCLGCGNPYCEWKCPVHNYIPNWLKLVSEGNLLEAAELCHKTNSLPEICGRVCPQDRLCEGACTLNQGGFGAVTIGAVEKYISDEAFKLGWRPDLSDVTPTGKRVAVVGAGPAGLACADVLVRNGVKPVVYDRYDEIGGLLTFGIPEFKLEKEVVRRRRAILEGMGVSFVLNTEIGRDLPFQKLLDEYDAVFLGMGAYTYMKGGFPGEDLPGVYEALPFLISNVRHCLGLPPNETGYISMEGQRVVVLGGGDTAMDCNRTSIRQGAKSVICAYRRDEANMPGSRREVANAKEEGVQFLWNRQPVEIVGHGKVEGVKLVTTELGAPDARGRRTPQVVPGSEEIIPCDRVIIAFGFRPSPQAWFAEYGISTDQAGRVLAKGHAHPYQTAHPKVFAGGDMVRGSDLVVTAVWEGRQAAAGILAYLGV; from the coding sequence ATGGGTGACATTTTTCAGTTTCTGAACGTGCCGCGGCGAGACGGCAACAAGACGCCGGTGGAAGTGCGCATCAAGCAGTTCAAGGAAATCTATGCGCCCTTCGATGCCAACCAGGCGGCGGAACAGGCGGATCGCTGCTTGGGCTGCGGCAACCCCTATTGCGAGTGGAAGTGCCCAGTCCACAACTACATCCCCAACTGGCTCAAGCTGGTAAGCGAGGGCAATCTGCTTGAGGCGGCGGAGCTATGCCACAAGACCAACTCCCTGCCGGAGATCTGCGGCCGGGTCTGTCCCCAGGACCGGCTGTGCGAAGGGGCCTGCACCTTGAACCAAGGCGGCTTCGGCGCGGTGACCATCGGTGCGGTGGAGAAATACATCTCGGACGAAGCCTTCAAGCTGGGCTGGCGGCCGGATCTGTCGGACGTGACCCCAACCGGCAAGCGAGTGGCGGTGGTGGGTGCGGGCCCGGCCGGCCTGGCCTGCGCCGACGTGCTGGTGCGCAATGGTGTCAAGCCCGTCGTCTATGACCGCTACGACGAAATTGGCGGGCTGCTCACCTTCGGCATTCCCGAATTCAAACTGGAGAAGGAAGTCGTTCGGCGGCGGCGCGCCATCCTGGAAGGGATGGGCGTGAGCTTCGTGCTCAATACCGAGATCGGCCGCGACCTCCCATTTCAGAAGCTTCTCGACGAATACGATGCGGTCTTCCTGGGCATGGGCGCCTACACCTACATGAAAGGCGGTTTCCCCGGCGAGGATCTACCAGGCGTGTACGAAGCCCTGCCCTTCCTCATCTCCAACGTTCGCCATTGCCTAGGCTTGCCCCCCAATGAGACCGGTTACATTTCCATGGAAGGCCAGCGCGTGGTGGTGCTGGGCGGCGGCGATACCGCCATGGACTGCAATCGCACCTCCATCCGTCAGGGCGCGAAGTCCGTGATCTGTGCTTATCGCCGTGACGAGGCCAACATGCCGGGTTCCCGTCGCGAAGTGGCCAACGCCAAAGAAGAGGGCGTGCAGTTCCTATGGAACCGCCAGCCGGTGGAAATCGTTGGTCATGGCAAAGTAGAAGGGGTGAAGCTGGTCACCACCGAGCTGGGCGCGCCCGATGCCCGCGGCCGGCGCACGCCCCAGGTGGTGCCGGGTTCCGAGGAGATCATTCCTTGCGACCGGGTGATCATCGCCTTTGGTTTCCGGCCCAGTCCCCAAGCCTGGTTCGCCGAGTACGGCATCAGCACCGACCAGGCCGGACGCGTGCTCGCCAAGGGCCATGCCCATCCCTACCAGACCGCGCACCCCAAGGTGTTCGCCGGCGGCGACATGGTGCGTGGCTCGGATCTGGTGGTCACTGCGGTCTGGGAGGGCCGCCAGGCGGCCGCCGGCATCCTCGCCTATCTGGGCGTTTGA
- a CDS encoding SPOR domain-containing protein — translation MNKDYKPRSAPRSGAGNPMLTGILIGIFIGLGAAIAVAWYVPSLTRGFRQPEAPPAAKPEPAKPPAEAQTKADADNRKPRFDFYNILPGTEEPVTDQEGKQPVPGTQEQLFLQAGAFQNQSDADNLKARLALMGVEATVQSTELPDKGVWHRVRIGPFTSLDEMSQVRATLAQNGIQATLVKVKEAVAR, via the coding sequence ATGAACAAAGATTACAAACCCCGCAGCGCGCCCCGCTCCGGCGCGGGCAACCCGATGCTGACTGGCATCCTGATCGGCATCTTTATCGGCCTGGGTGCCGCCATCGCCGTGGCCTGGTATGTGCCATCGCTCACGCGCGGCTTCCGCCAGCCGGAAGCGCCCCCCGCCGCCAAACCGGAACCGGCCAAGCCCCCAGCAGAGGCCCAAACCAAGGCCGATGCGGACAACCGCAAACCCCGGTTCGATTTCTACAACATCCTGCCCGGCACGGAAGAACCGGTGACCGACCAGGAGGGGAAACAACCCGTACCCGGCACCCAGGAGCAGCTCTTCCTGCAGGCCGGTGCCTTCCAGAACCAGAGCGATGCCGATAACCTCAAGGCGCGTCTTGCCCTGATGGGCGTGGAGGCCACGGTACAGAGCACCGAACTGCCCGACAAAGGCGTGTGGCATCGGGTACGCATCGGGCCCTTTACCAGCCTGGACGAAATGTCCCAGGTGCGAGCCACCCTGGCGCAAAATGGCATCCAGGCCACCTTGGTGAAGGTGAAGGAAGCAGTGGCCCGCTAA
- the argS gene encoding arginine--tRNA ligase: MSHLKSHLVDLLSDALRVVASDTPVGIEVLPTRQATHGDFACNVAMQLAKVLARNPREVARDIVDALPLSPWLEKVEIAGAGFINFFFNQAAKQRIVPLILARGEAFGRAQPKGIKVQVEFVSANPTGPLHVGHGRGAAYGASLANVLAAAGYDVTREFYVNDAGRQMDILALSTWLRYLELNGINVPFPPNAYQGEYVRDMARVIYAQHGDRYVHEPWHVLDGAPSAEADPEGHLDQLIANAKKLLGEDYAYVHDLALTEQLGDCRNDLTEFGVVFDNWFSEKSLYESGLVARAIELLQSRGHLYRQDGALWFRSTAFGDEKDRVVQRENGQYTYFASDIAYHLNKFERGFDRVIDVWGADHHGYVARVKGALTALGLDAERLTVALVQFAVLYRGKERVPMSTRAGEFVTLRQLRNEVGNDAARFFYVLRKSDQHLDFDLELAKAQSNENPVYYIQYAHARAVSVLTRWGGDLALLSDADVSRLTSTHELALAKRLDAYPETVETAARELAPHHIAYYLRDLAGDFHTYYNAEQFLVEDEAVRLARLALVAAARQVFANGLGLLGVSAPAKM; this comes from the coding sequence ATGTCCCATCTCAAATCCCATCTCGTTGACCTGTTGTCCGATGCGCTACGGGTGGTCGCATCCGACACGCCCGTGGGCATCGAAGTCCTGCCCACGCGCCAGGCCACCCACGGAGACTTCGCCTGCAATGTGGCCATGCAGCTCGCGAAGGTGCTGGCGCGTAATCCGCGTGAGGTGGCGCGCGACATCGTCGATGCGCTGCCCTTATCGCCCTGGCTGGAGAAGGTGGAAATCGCCGGCGCAGGTTTCATCAATTTCTTTTTCAACCAGGCCGCCAAGCAGCGCATCGTGCCGCTGATCCTGGCGCGGGGCGAAGCTTTCGGCCGGGCCCAGCCCAAGGGGATCAAGGTGCAGGTGGAATTCGTCTCGGCCAATCCCACCGGTCCCCTGCACGTGGGTCATGGGCGGGGCGCCGCCTATGGCGCATCGCTCGCCAACGTGCTCGCCGCCGCGGGCTATGACGTAACCCGAGAGTTTTACGTGAACGACGCGGGCCGGCAGATGGACATCTTGGCGCTCTCCACTTGGCTACGCTATCTGGAGCTCAACGGTATCAACGTTCCGTTTCCGCCAAATGCCTACCAGGGTGAATACGTGCGCGACATGGCGCGCGTGATCTACGCCCAGCATGGCGACCGTTACGTGCACGAGCCCTGGCACGTGCTGGACGGCGCCCCCTCGGCGGAAGCGGATCCGGAGGGCCATCTGGATCAACTGATCGCTAACGCCAAAAAGCTTTTGGGCGAGGATTATGCCTACGTGCACGACCTGGCTCTCACCGAGCAGCTGGGTGACTGCCGTAACGATCTCACCGAGTTTGGGGTGGTGTTCGACAACTGGTTCTCGGAGAAATCTCTTTATGAAAGTGGCCTGGTAGCGCGCGCCATCGAGCTTTTGCAAAGCCGGGGCCATCTCTACCGTCAGGACGGTGCGCTGTGGTTCCGTTCCACCGCCTTCGGCGACGAGAAGGACCGCGTGGTGCAGCGGGAAAATGGCCAGTACACCTATTTCGCGTCCGACATCGCCTACCACCTCAATAAGTTCGAGCGCGGCTTCGATCGCGTGATAGACGTCTGGGGCGCCGACCATCACGGCTATGTGGCGCGAGTGAAGGGCGCGCTAACCGCGCTCGGGTTGGATGCCGAACGCCTCACCGTGGCCCTGGTACAGTTCGCGGTGCTCTATCGCGGCAAAGAGAGGGTGCCCATGTCCACCCGCGCGGGCGAATTCGTCACGCTGCGCCAACTGCGCAACGAAGTGGGCAATGATGCCGCGCGGTTCTTCTACGTGCTGCGCAAGTCGGACCAGCATCTGGATTTCGATCTGGAGCTCGCCAAGGCGCAGAGCAACGAAAACCCCGTCTATTACATCCAGTACGCCCACGCCCGCGCGGTGAGCGTGCTCACTCGCTGGGGAGGCGATCTGGCGCTGCTTAGCGATGCCGACGTCTCACGGCTGACAAGCACCCACGAGTTGGCACTCGCCAAACGGCTGGACGCTTATCCGGAAACGGTGGAAACTGCTGCGCGCGAGCTTGCTCCCCATCACATCGCCTACTATCTGCGCGATCTCGCAGGCGATTTCCACACCTACTACAATGCCGAACAGTTCCTGGTCGAAGACGAAGCGGTTCGGCTCGCACGCCTCGCCCTGGTGGCCGCGGCACGCCAGGTTTTCGCCAATGGGCTTGGACTGCTGGGTGTGTCGGCGCCGGCAAAGATGTGA
- a CDS encoding thiol:disulfide interchange protein DsbA/DsbL: MTDRRQFLNLAAASAALACLPAGVARATLVAGRDYALVEFPQPTLDPKRVEVLEFFFYGCPHCFELEPLINRWLKTLPRHAYFRRLPAIFNDAWVPLAKAYFAAEALGVVEKLHGDLFNAIHLQGINLNNRDTLLRFVAQRGIDAAKFGAAYDAFGVQAKVQQARDLTSAYGIEGVPSMIVDGKYRTSSSMTGSHEKLFPVLNELIALAWRQHAAQR, translated from the coding sequence ATGACCGATCGCCGCCAATTCTTGAACCTCGCCGCCGCTTCTGCGGCGCTTGCTTGTCTTCCTGCCGGCGTTGCGCGCGCCACCTTGGTGGCAGGACGTGACTATGCATTGGTGGAATTCCCCCAGCCCACCCTGGACCCGAAGCGGGTGGAAGTGCTGGAGTTCTTCTTTTACGGCTGCCCCCACTGCTTCGAGCTGGAGCCGCTAATCAACCGCTGGCTTAAAACTCTCCCGCGTCATGCCTACTTTCGGCGCCTGCCTGCCATATTCAATGACGCGTGGGTGCCGTTGGCCAAGGCCTACTTCGCCGCGGAAGCGCTCGGCGTGGTGGAAAAGCTCCACGGTGACCTGTTCAACGCCATCCACCTGCAGGGCATCAACCTCAACAATCGGGACACACTGCTGCGTTTCGTGGCCCAAAGGGGGATCGATGCTGCGAAATTCGGCGCCGCCTACGACGCCTTCGGCGTGCAGGCCAAGGTACAGCAGGCGCGGGACCTCACCAGCGCTTACGGCATCGAGGGCGTGCCTAGCATGATCGTGGACGGAAAATACCGCACTTCCAGCAGCATGACGGGCAGTCACGAGAAACTCTTTCCGGTGCTCAACGAACTCATCGCTCTCGCCTGGCGACAACACGCGGCGCAGCGATGA
- a CDS encoding GGDEF domain-containing protein, with protein MPAPTALLSRLRLVQEAWRRYRDVPSLERFVELAVGVNSFAEFLRHSQATALCHAAHELEQAVLALFDPGVAHPLPETAMTELARHLAALTAQVEAQVKAAAGRPERRQGLTSGDVPAAAPQDWLIGHASERWCALMEQLAHFGSPLRFLRWDDDLPETGASLLLVDLRSLPLPEWRARLAQLRASQPGSRILCLEVRSDFEELHAALAGGADHCLLEGTPLYVLVERILELRQREEPEAGRVLIVEDSRTAGELIRRTLAENAIACEIVQDPRETLPALRRFNPDLVLMDMYMPGCTGVELSRMIRQHPQFLSVPIVYLSAETNVALQVDAMRLGGDHFLTKPFNPVFLNALVRTQIERYRAMRRTMHHDSLTGLLNHTSGKSTLEVLLANLPAEKTGLSVVMLDIDHFKQVNDRYGHPVGDQVIRSLSWLLRQRLRRSDLLCRYGGEEFLIALPHTTPQQAFTIMDRIREDFARVRHPYRDSFFQTTASGGIAGFPTYETADALIQAADEALYEAKRSGRNRLVLA; from the coding sequence GTGCCTGCCCCCACCGCCCTGCTGTCCCGCCTTCGCCTCGTTCAGGAAGCCTGGCGGCGCTATCGCGATGTTCCCAGCCTGGAACGCTTCGTGGAACTCGCGGTGGGGGTCAACAGTTTCGCCGAATTCCTGCGCCACAGCCAGGCAACCGCCCTCTGCCATGCCGCCCACGAGCTGGAACAGGCGGTACTTGCCTTATTCGACCCGGGGGTCGCCCATCCCTTGCCGGAGACGGCCATGACCGAGCTTGCGCGGCATCTGGCCGCCCTGACCGCGCAAGTGGAAGCCCAGGTCAAGGCGGCGGCCGGACGGCCGGAGCGCCGCCAGGGGCTCACCAGTGGGGATGTCCCCGCAGCGGCGCCCCAAGACTGGCTGATTGGCCACGCGTCGGAACGCTGGTGCGCGTTGATGGAGCAGCTCGCCCATTTCGGCAGCCCCCTGCGTTTCCTACGCTGGGACGATGACCTGCCGGAGACGGGGGCATCCCTCCTGCTTGTGGACTTGCGTAGCCTGCCCCTGCCGGAATGGCGCGCGCGCCTGGCGCAGCTGCGGGCGAGCCAGCCGGGAAGCCGGATCCTCTGCCTGGAGGTGCGCTCCGATTTCGAAGAACTGCACGCAGCCCTGGCGGGCGGCGCCGATCATTGCTTGCTGGAAGGCACGCCGCTCTATGTCCTCGTGGAGCGCATCCTGGAGCTACGCCAACGGGAGGAGCCGGAAGCCGGGCGTGTGCTGATAGTCGAGGACTCCCGGACCGCGGGTGAGCTCATCCGCCGCACCCTGGCGGAAAACGCGATCGCCTGCGAGATCGTGCAGGATCCACGCGAGACCTTGCCCGCCCTCAGGCGCTTCAATCCGGACCTGGTGCTGATGGACATGTACATGCCAGGGTGCACCGGCGTGGAGCTTTCGCGCATGATCCGGCAGCATCCGCAGTTTTTGAGCGTGCCCATCGTCTATCTGTCGGCGGAGACCAACGTGGCGCTGCAGGTGGATGCCATGCGTCTGGGCGGCGACCATTTCCTCACCAAGCCTTTCAATCCGGTGTTTCTCAACGCGCTGGTGCGCACCCAGATCGAGCGCTACCGGGCCATGCGTCGCACCATGCACCACGACAGTCTCACCGGGCTGCTCAACCACACGAGCGGCAAGAGCACGCTGGAGGTGTTGCTGGCCAACCTGCCGGCAGAGAAGACTGGCCTGTCGGTGGTGATGCTGGACATCGACCATTTCAAGCAGGTCAATGACCGCTACGGTCATCCCGTAGGCGATCAGGTGATCCGCAGTCTGTCCTGGTTGTTACGACAGCGGCTGCGTCGCAGCGATCTGTTGTGCCGCTATGGGGGCGAGGAATTCCTCATCGCCCTGCCCCACACCACGCCCCAGCAGGCCTTCACCATCATGGACCGCATCCGGGAAGATTTCGCGCGGGTACGCCATCCTTATCGCGATAGCTTCTTTCAAACCACCGCCAGCGGCGGCATCGCCGGTTTTCCTACCTATGAGACCGCTGACGCGCTAATCCAGGCCGCCGACGAGGCCCTCTACGAGGCCAAGCGCAGCGGGCGCAACCGGCTCGTGCTGGCGTGA
- a CDS encoding primosomal protein N', with protein MPIVRVALDVPVFAPFDYLAPSAEPGDVGRLAVVPFGRRTLVGVIVALAEKASVEGVRLKPVSRILRDLPPLPGDVLALAAFCSDYYHHPLGQVLATLLPQRLRRSSPVRLTEPLWRLTEAGWAVDPATLPPRAALRRRLLAALRVEGNLSREALLALSPSAPQVIRDFLARGWVERANAPLRVQAPPRPYRPDTPPPLTREQQAALDAVRAGGAGFVPWLLLGVTGSGKTEVYAHLIADALAQGRQALLLVPEINLTPQTEARFRSRFPEAVIVSLHSHLAEGERLRHWLLAAEGRADIVLGTRLAVFAPLPKLGLIVVDEEHDASFKQQDGLRYSARDLAVVRAQQREVPIVLGSATPSLESWHNAVNGRYRLLTLSTRAVQAARAPRLTLIDLRREPVTDGLTAPLVRALKERLKRGEQSLVFVNRRGFAPALACPACGWLAGCPRCAAKLVVHLREKRLRCHHCGHGAVIPRQCPACGAFELTPLGQGTQRLERALQRFLPQARILRVDRDSTRRRDALPEMLRQVQAGEVDVLVGTQMLTKGHDFPRLTLVGIVNADSGLYSADFRASERLFAQLLQVSGRAGRACAHGEVLIQTAFPGHPLFAALAHGNYREFANTLLAEREALGLPPFTFQALLRAEAHRMESTLDFLRKAQALAPRLPGVEVYDPVPALLPRLAGKERAQLLVESASRGLLKQFLSTWLPVLRRHQVRNVRWALDVDPLEP; from the coding sequence ATGCCCATTGTCCGCGTCGCCCTCGACGTTCCCGTTTTTGCCCCCTTCGACTATCTCGCCCCGAGTGCCGAGCCCGGGGACGTGGGTCGCCTGGCAGTCGTGCCTTTCGGTCGCCGCACCCTGGTGGGGGTGATCGTGGCGCTGGCCGAAAAGGCCAGCGTCGAAGGCGTGCGCCTGAAACCCGTGAGCCGCATCCTGCGCGACCTGCCGCCCCTGCCCGGGGACGTGCTGGCCCTGGCGGCGTTCTGTTCCGACTATTACCACCATCCCCTCGGCCAGGTGCTGGCCACCTTGCTGCCTCAGCGTCTGCGCCGCAGCTCGCCAGTGCGGTTGACCGAACCCCTTTGGCGTCTCACCGAGGCGGGGTGGGCGGTGGACCCGGCCACCCTGCCGCCCCGCGCCGCACTGCGCCGCCGGCTACTCGCCGCCCTCCGGGTTGAAGGCAACTTGAGCCGGGAAGCCTTGCTCGCCCTGTCCCCCAGCGCCCCACAGGTGATCCGCGACTTTCTTGCCCGGGGCTGGGTGGAACGGGCCAATGCCCCCTTGCGGGTGCAAGCCCCGCCGCGCCCCTACCGCCCCGATACCCCACCGCCCCTCACTAGGGAACAGCAGGCGGCGCTAGATGCGGTGCGTGCCGGTGGCGCGGGCTTCGTCCCGTGGTTGCTGCTGGGCGTGACGGGAAGCGGCAAAACCGAGGTCTATGCTCACCTCATCGCCGACGCCCTCGCGCAGGGCAGGCAGGCATTGCTGCTCGTGCCCGAGATCAATCTCACGCCCCAGACCGAGGCACGCTTTCGGAGTCGCTTTCCCGAGGCCGTCATCGTCAGCCTGCACAGCCACCTGGCGGAAGGCGAGCGGCTGCGGCACTGGCTGCTGGCAGCGGAAGGCCGCGCCGACATCGTGCTCGGCACGCGGCTGGCGGTGTTCGCGCCCCTGCCCAAGCTGGGGCTGATCGTCGTGGACGAGGAACACGATGCTTCCTTCAAGCAGCAAGACGGCCTGCGCTACAGCGCCCGCGACCTGGCCGTGGTCCGTGCCCAGCAACGCGAGGTGCCCATCGTCCTGGGGTCGGCCACCCCGTCGCTGGAAAGCTGGCACAACGCCGTGAACGGCCGCTATCGCCTACTCACCCTGTCCACGCGCGCCGTGCAAGCGGCCCGTGCGCCGCGCCTGACCTTGATCGATTTGCGGCGGGAGCCGGTGACGGACGGTCTGACCGCGCCCCTGGTGCGTGCGCTCAAAGAGCGCCTCAAACGGGGCGAGCAAAGCTTGGTATTTGTCAATCGCCGCGGCTTTGCGCCGGCACTCGCCTGCCCCGCCTGCGGTTGGCTCGCCGGCTGCCCCCGCTGCGCGGCGAAGCTGGTGGTGCACCTGAGGGAAAAGCGCCTGCGTTGCCATCATTGCGGCCACGGGGCAGTCATCCCGCGCCAGTGTCCGGCCTGCGGCGCTTTCGAACTCACGCCACTGGGGCAAGGGACCCAGCGGCTGGAGCGGGCCCTACAACGTTTTCTGCCGCAAGCGCGCATCCTGCGCGTGGACCGCGACAGCACCCGGCGGCGCGACGCCCTGCCGGAAATGTTGCGCCAGGTGCAGGCAGGAGAGGTAGACGTCCTGGTGGGCACCCAGATGCTCACCAAGGGCCACGACTTCCCACGGCTGACCTTGGTGGGCATCGTGAATGCCGACAGCGGCCTGTATAGCGCCGACTTCCGCGCATCCGAGCGTTTGTTCGCGCAACTTCTGCAGGTATCAGGCCGCGCCGGCCGCGCCTGCGCCCATGGCGAGGTGCTGATCCAGACCGCCTTTCCCGGCCATCCCCTGTTCGCCGCGCTGGCTCATGGCAATTACCGGGAATTCGCCAATACCCTGCTCGCCGAGCGCGAAGCCTTGGGCCTGCCGCCCTTCACCTTCCAAGCGCTGCTACGCGCCGAGGCCCACCGCATGGAATCCACCCTGGATTTCCTGCGTAAGGCCCAAGCGCTGGCACCACGGCTGCCGGGGGTGGAGGTGTACGACCCGGTGCCGGCGCTGCTGCCGCGGTTGGCCGGCAAGGAACGGGCCCAGCTCTTGGTGGAATCCGCTTCGCGCGGTCTGCTCAAGCAATTCCTTTCCACCTGGCTGCCAGTACTCAGGAGGCACCAGGTGCGCAACGTGCGCTGGGCGCTGGACGTGGACCCCCTGGAACCCTGA